The Apibacter raozihei genome contains a region encoding:
- a CDS encoding NCS2 family permease — translation MRTLISSYFQLKENNTTIKKELTAGLITFLTMSYILIVNPSILSETGMDKEALFTTTAIATIFATLLMGIFAKLPIAQGPGMGLNSFFAFSVVLGLGYSWQFALTAVFIEGIIFILLTFFNIRELIVKSIPKVLKEAIPAGIGLFITLIGLKGAGIIVSNPNTLVSLGDFSQHSVWMAFTGLLITAVLFARNINGAILVGIVVASLFGFILGDVALPETSLISLPPSIEPIFGKAIEPMMTAQGWKQIFSIDMLLVVFTFLFVNLFDTVGTLIGVVSKIGLTDEEGNFPQMKKALFSDALGTTVGAILGTSTITSYVESASGVASGGRTGLTAVGTALMFILALFLAPLFLMVPAAATAPALIIVGLFMISSVVKINFTDITEGLPAFLTIAFMPFTYSIAEGIVYGMLSYMLLKVFTGKYKEVTPTVYVVSILFFVKIVMDASHILG, via the coding sequence ATGCGTACCTTAATAAGTAGCTATTTTCAGCTAAAAGAGAACAATACTACCATAAAAAAAGAACTGACGGCTGGTTTAATAACCTTTCTTACCATGTCGTATATTCTCATAGTAAATCCCAGTATATTATCGGAAACAGGGATGGATAAAGAAGCCTTATTTACAACTACAGCAATAGCAACTATTTTTGCTACCTTGCTAATGGGTATATTTGCCAAACTTCCGATTGCACAAGGACCAGGTATGGGGTTGAACAGTTTTTTTGCCTTTTCCGTGGTTTTAGGTTTGGGATATTCCTGGCAGTTTGCCCTTACAGCGGTATTTATAGAAGGAATTATATTTATTCTTTTAACATTTTTTAATATCAGGGAGTTAATTGTTAAGAGCATACCGAAAGTTTTGAAAGAAGCCATACCTGCCGGTATTGGGTTGTTCATTACTCTAATTGGTTTAAAAGGAGCAGGAATTATTGTATCTAATCCAAATACCTTAGTAAGTTTGGGAGATTTTTCCCAGCATTCAGTATGGATGGCATTTACCGGATTATTAATAACGGCTGTTTTGTTTGCAAGAAACATCAACGGAGCCATATTAGTGGGAATCGTAGTAGCAAGTCTATTCGGTTTTATTCTGGGTGATGTTGCTTTGCCTGAAACTTCTCTAATCAGTTTACCACCGTCAATCGAACCTATTTTTGGTAAAGCCATAGAGCCTATGATGACTGCCCAGGGATGGAAACAGATTTTTTCAATTGATATGTTGTTAGTGGTTTTTACTTTTTTGTTTGTCAATTTATTCGACACGGTAGGTACCTTAATCGGAGTAGTATCTAAAATAGGATTAACCGATGAAGAAGGAAACTTTCCGCAAATGAAAAAAGCATTGTTTTCCGATGCATTAGGAACCACTGTGGGAGCCATTTTAGGAACCAGTACCATAACTTCTTATGTAGAAAGTGCTTCCGGAGTTGCTTCCGGTGGAAGAACAGGATTGACAGCCGTAGGAACTGCATTAATGTTTATTTTAGCTTTATTTCTGGCTCCTTTGTTTTTAATGGTTCCCGCAGCTGCTACAGCACCCGCATTGATTATTGTAGGGCTGTTTATGATATCTTCGGTAGTTAAAATAAACTTTACGGATATTACCGAAGGATTACCTGCATTTTTAACTATAGCCTTTATGCCTTTTACATACAGCATAGCAGAAGGTATCGTATACGGAATGCTTAGTTATATGTTACTCAAAGTATTTACAGGAAAATACAAAGAAGTAACTCCGACTGTTTATGTAGTTTCTATTTTATTTTTTGTGAAAATAGTAATGGATGCTTCACATATATTGGGATGA
- a CDS encoding retron St85 family RNA-directed DNA polymerase, with product MSEKLTKQQIYDRIRATSKDSYILEEMQRLGFWEKADSPQIPEIFIENETRLLQELNQLLDKNKQYSDQLSMLKSMRKVRMKNAKEKREVTRQNNKLKALEKAERWLKLQQEQVLFLGKEVSKGLNNTEPNVNSLKKFNLPVFHSVVEFAGYMETDLPSLRYLLYQRKVSTINHYHTFELPKKSGGKRKISAPKSRIKALQLQVLDKILKNIPVNDYVHGFIQGKSIVSNAQPHVNKDIVINMDLKDFFPSIEYKRVKGLFYKLGYSEQISTMLALVCTQSDTYEVNMDGVTYHVQKGARFLPQGSPASPAISNLIAYKLDKRIKGLAERLNFTYTRYADDLSFSTTNENQKNIRQLLFFVNQIVVEEGFKVHPEKTHIMRKGNLQMVTGIVVNRKLNIERKKLRNFRALLHNLNLNGWKDQKWGNAVHLIHAVEGYIRFVKMVNPEKGKEFAEKLATIIKKQGYPEISCQKYNSNDTTEKTTASITKPETNQKEENDSQDWWDIF from the coding sequence ATGTCTGAAAAACTAACGAAACAGCAAATTTACGACCGAATCAGAGCTACATCCAAAGATAGTTATATTTTAGAGGAAATGCAGCGATTAGGATTTTGGGAAAAAGCAGATAGTCCTCAAATTCCGGAAATCTTCATTGAAAATGAAACCAGATTACTTCAGGAGCTCAACCAATTACTGGATAAAAATAAACAATACAGTGATCAGCTGAGCATGCTTAAGTCCATGCGAAAGGTCCGCATGAAAAATGCAAAAGAAAAAAGAGAAGTTACCCGGCAGAATAATAAATTAAAAGCGTTGGAAAAGGCCGAACGATGGCTGAAACTTCAACAGGAACAGGTTCTCTTTTTAGGAAAAGAAGTATCTAAAGGCTTAAATAATACAGAGCCGAATGTTAATTCCTTAAAAAAATTTAATTTACCCGTATTTCATTCAGTAGTTGAATTTGCTGGATATATGGAAACTGATTTACCGTCATTACGATATTTATTATATCAGCGAAAGGTTTCTACCATAAACCACTATCATACATTTGAATTACCTAAAAAATCGGGAGGAAAAAGAAAAATTTCAGCTCCTAAATCAAGGATTAAAGCACTTCAGCTTCAGGTGCTTGATAAAATTTTAAAAAATATTCCTGTAAATGATTACGTACATGGATTTATTCAGGGAAAATCCATAGTATCAAATGCTCAACCGCATGTAAATAAAGATATTGTAATCAACATGGATCTAAAAGATTTTTTTCCATCAATAGAATACAAAAGAGTTAAAGGACTATTTTATAAACTGGGATATTCTGAACAAATTTCAACAATGTTGGCACTGGTATGTACGCAATCAGATACCTATGAGGTGAACATGGACGGAGTTACTTATCATGTTCAGAAAGGAGCCCGATTTCTGCCTCAGGGTTCACCTGCAAGTCCTGCAATCAGTAATTTGATAGCCTACAAGCTTGATAAACGAATTAAAGGATTAGCAGAGCGACTGAATTTTACTTACACCCGTTATGCAGATGATTTAAGTTTTTCTACAACCAATGAAAATCAAAAAAATATCCGTCAATTACTATTTTTTGTAAATCAAATAGTTGTAGAAGAAGGGTTTAAGGTTCATCCGGAAAAAACTCATATCATGAGAAAAGGGAATTTACAAATGGTTACCGGAATAGTGGTCAATCGAAAATTAAATATAGAGAGAAAAAAATTAAGAAATTTCAGAGCCTTATTACACAACTTAAATTTAAATGGATGGAAAGATCAGAAGTGGGGAAATGCTGTCCATCTTATTCATGCAGTGGAAGGATATATTCGTTTTGTTAAAATGGTTAATCCGGAAAAAGGTAAAGAATTTGCAGAAAAATTAGCAACCATAATAAAGAAACAGGGATATCCGGAAATATCGTGTCAAAAATATAACTCAAATGATACTACGGAAAAAACAACAGCTTCTATAACAAAACCAGAGACTAATCAAAAAGAAGAAAATGACAGCCAGGACTGGTGGGATATTTTTTAA
- a CDS encoding SDR family oxidoreductase — MRNKTRTSDEFKGKTIVITGADRGIGEGIAQRFAEDGANLVMASIDKKVYETSEKMAQKYNVQTLPVLVDVTQEDEVKNLYAEAAKHFKTIDISVQNAGIITIEHFDKMTRDEFDKVLAVNTTGVWLCCREAAKYMVKQGTGGRLINSSSGQGRKGFIYTPHYAASKMGVIGITQSLALELAPHSITVNAFCPGIIVTDMWEYNDRVWGQILSTEKKKYQKGELMAEWVEGIPLGRAGQPEDVSGLIAFLASEDASYITGQTINIDGGMFFS; from the coding sequence ATGAGAAATAAAACAAGAACTTCTGACGAATTTAAAGGCAAAACCATTGTTATAACCGGAGCCGATCGAGGTATCGGTGAAGGAATAGCACAACGATTTGCTGAAGACGGAGCCAACCTGGTAATGGCTTCGATAGATAAAAAGGTCTATGAAACTTCAGAAAAAATGGCTCAAAAATATAATGTGCAAACACTTCCCGTTCTAGTGGATGTAACCCAAGAGGATGAGGTGAAAAATTTATATGCAGAAGCTGCAAAACATTTCAAAACCATTGACATATCTGTACAAAATGCCGGAATCATTACCATTGAACATTTTGATAAAATGACAAGAGATGAATTCGATAAAGTGCTGGCAGTAAATACGACAGGAGTATGGCTTTGCTGTAGAGAAGCCGCCAAATATATGGTTAAGCAGGGGACTGGTGGACGATTAATCAATTCTTCTTCCGGGCAGGGAAGAAAAGGATTTATTTATACTCCGCATTATGCCGCCAGTAAAATGGGAGTAATAGGAATAACACAAAGCTTAGCTTTAGAGTTGGCTCCACATAGCATAACTGTAAATGCGTTTTGTCCGGGAATTATCGTTACAGATATGTGGGAATATAACGACAGAGTTTGGGGGCAAATCTTAAGCACAGAAAAAAAGAAATATCAAAAAGGAGAGCTGATGGCCGAATGGGTGGAAGGGATACCTTTAGGAAGAGCAGGACAGCCAGAAGACGTATCCGGGTTAATCGCATTTTTAGCCTCTGAAGATGCATCGTATATTACAGGTCAAACCATAAACATAGATGGAGGAATGTTTTTCTCATAA
- the glpK gene encoding glycerol kinase GlpK → MKYFIAIDQSTSATKAILFNKKGQVVHRENVPHQQYYPKAGWVEHDAEEIFENTLLAVRLLLENNEIKQQDILSVSITNQRETVVVWDKNTGKPVYHAIVWQCQRGASICEKLKNGGYENTIKEKAGLLVDPYFSASGVQWILEEVKEARLLADKGELLMGTMDSWLIWKLTQGKVHATDYTNASRTLLFNIHTCNWDEILLELFSVPPTMLPEPRPSDSVYGNTTFLGYFTHEIPIAGVIGDSHGALVGQMCYDKGMGKATYGTGSSVMINIGETPQLAPEGLVTSVGFAACNKVYYVYEGNIHCTGATLNWLKEEVKLIEHRYATDEIAYSIPDNGGVYLVPAFAGLGAPWWNSRAKAIISGLTLGTGKAHIVRAALEAIAYQIKDLIDVITQKAAIELKELRVDGGPTKNKFLMQFQSDMINAPINKLSIEEASAFGAVIMGGLGLKVWKDLEEVSKLRGIDNFYYPTMENAQRENLYNGWKEAVELINK, encoded by the coding sequence ATGAAATACTTCATAGCCATAGATCAAAGTACGTCTGCTACTAAAGCAATACTTTTTAATAAAAAAGGACAGGTGGTGCATAGGGAAAATGTACCGCACCAGCAATACTATCCAAAAGCAGGCTGGGTAGAACACGATGCAGAAGAAATTTTTGAAAACACACTATTAGCCGTAAGGCTTTTGCTTGAAAATAACGAGATTAAACAGCAGGATATACTCTCAGTATCTATTACAAATCAAAGAGAAACGGTAGTAGTTTGGGATAAAAACACAGGAAAGCCTGTTTATCATGCTATAGTCTGGCAATGTCAGAGAGGAGCTTCAATATGTGAAAAGTTAAAAAACGGAGGATATGAAAATACGATTAAAGAGAAAGCAGGTCTGTTAGTAGACCCTTATTTTTCGGCAAGTGGAGTTCAATGGATTTTAGAAGAAGTTAAAGAAGCCAGGCTATTGGCCGATAAGGGAGAACTTTTGATGGGGACTATGGACTCCTGGTTGATATGGAAGTTAACGCAGGGTAAAGTGCATGCTACCGATTATACCAATGCTTCACGAACATTACTTTTTAATATCCATACATGTAACTGGGATGAAATTTTGCTTGAGCTTTTCTCTGTACCACCCACCATGCTTCCTGAACCTAGACCCAGTGATTCCGTGTATGGGAATACTACATTCTTGGGATATTTTACACATGAAATACCCATTGCTGGCGTGATTGGAGATTCTCATGGGGCGTTGGTAGGTCAGATGTGTTATGATAAAGGAATGGGAAAAGCTACCTACGGTACAGGTTCTTCCGTTATGATCAACATAGGGGAAACTCCTCAGTTAGCCCCGGAGGGTTTGGTAACTTCCGTAGGTTTTGCAGCCTGCAATAAAGTCTATTATGTATACGAAGGGAACATTCATTGTACGGGAGCTACATTAAACTGGTTAAAAGAGGAAGTGAAGCTTATAGAGCATCGATATGCTACCGATGAAATAGCTTATAGTATTCCGGATAATGGAGGCGTCTATCTGGTACCGGCTTTTGCAGGACTGGGAGCTCCCTGGTGGAATTCTAGAGCCAAAGCGATCATTTCCGGATTAACTTTAGGAACGGGAAAAGCTCACATTGTAAGAGCCGCTCTGGAAGCTATTGCTTATCAAATAAAAGATCTGATAGATGTTATAACTCAAAAAGCAGCTATAGAATTAAAAGAACTTAGAGTAGACGGTGGACCTACAAAAAATAAATTTTTAATGCAATTTCAGTCAGACATGATTAATGCTCCTATCAACAAGCTGTCCATTGAAGAAGCTTCAGCATTTGGGGCAGTTATTATGGGGGGATTAGGATTAAAAGTTTGGAAAGACTTGGAAGAAGTTTCAAAATTAAGAGGTATCGATAACTTTTATTATCCAACAATGGAAAATGCACAAAGAGAAAATCTATATAACGGTTGGAAAGAAGCTGTAGAGCTTATCAATAAATAA
- the cas13b gene encoding type VI-B CRISPR-associated RNA-guided ribonuclease Cas13b → MKTLGALSSHNYNNKKYYFSGLLNTAQYNFNLALQEVNDRLGKKGKNPGKTMIKNIFDQKDSFSTQERAMYYLEEFFPWIFLVMKQSGINIPTEEQETKLHKEEIQLIQEHLISLYELLDDLRNEQTHYMHDPVIIPEEVSKMLDALLLQILKNTRKKCKDDEYRTFIVKKYQEEFQKEIKVQVKDRFGKEKEKIVTGEVKENYVINRCFRKWIQKEGEEETLRYSTVQEEQGKYVWSSSGFVFFLSLFLRRKELEDVMNHVPYFKDSRKLLFYLTRKTFSSYCFRDLRKSLRSDYSNDSLLMQMIEELYKCPGELYEVLLKEQKQEFIEDINEYYKDNPEFEGSANEAQVIHPVIRKRYQDKFPYFALRFIDEYFNFPTLRFQLVLGEYVTDRRTKELQGTALFTDRVISQRISYVGKLSEAEMNKKREGYTETGWKEYPNPYYKIENNRIPLYIEFSKNEELIFKEKKFKYNTLAKWENREIDKRTGEFNQVNKQRRITQLEEFKIDNPKKMKTPNVFLSIYELPALLHALLIEKKTEAEIEDIIKAKIKKQLTEIAEGRRNLSGLPKGIKKMRNCNSDFEKKKLISDIDNEIKKGEKILEEVQQWLNPVINKKGTGKQENNKPFFSNTYRGKYATWLAYDIKRFTGKDHIQNWKGYQFSELQTLLSLYTLRKEELKNFLEKDLQLTSHPFLKEALKAVNLEDFMGAYLRGRQFFLEKAKKQIGIKGVKKSIFQYFEERKYKIYSSNLDYWEELWKHPVNLDRGLFDERGTVYNKNKELNDLQNRAAWFSFAETNPKQQFYHFPRIYSDEDITKPVTDRYGKTKEKLILFKLSPQKGFMEQIPSDLKKKYQEDKGKVEHPEVQKEKKYEEKKHPGINAFIKNAYKNEQKIRRISRNDIFLYEMVKYMLNKISPATEFSSLDKVWLTRIEREKQATEAREQSFKEKGDTSENKIRQDYLLSFPITLTLFNDIIKEKVKIKDIGRFRKLEKDERVQTMISYYTSGLWKNDQPSLTIKELEAELESYHKIRLQEIFKEVHKLEKEIYEFTPEEDKSKLLARESFPKFKYYISFYFIPKEDQEVFNEIQFDKYKNLEQIPGRKPEYDPYYLLIFIRNKFAHNQLPAEPIYKTALTFLPNNFNTLAEYYHKLFILLNNKNYNN, encoded by the coding sequence ATGAAAACTTTAGGGGCTTTATCTTCACATAATTACAATAATAAAAAGTATTATTTTTCCGGATTACTAAATACGGCACAGTATAATTTTAATTTAGCCTTGCAGGAGGTCAATGACCGGTTAGGGAAAAAGGGAAAAAATCCGGGGAAAACTATGATTAAAAATATTTTTGATCAGAAAGATTCTTTTTCAACCCAAGAACGTGCAATGTATTATTTGGAAGAATTTTTTCCCTGGATTTTTTTAGTAATGAAACAATCAGGTATAAACATACCTACGGAAGAGCAGGAAACGAAATTGCATAAAGAGGAAATTCAGCTAATACAGGAACATCTTATTTCTTTATATGAATTGCTCGATGATTTACGCAATGAACAAACCCATTATATGCACGATCCGGTTATTATTCCGGAAGAAGTTTCGAAAATGCTGGATGCTCTTTTATTGCAGATTCTTAAAAATACCCGAAAAAAGTGTAAGGACGACGAATACCGTACATTTATAGTTAAAAAGTATCAGGAAGAATTTCAGAAAGAGATTAAAGTGCAGGTAAAAGATAGATTTGGTAAAGAAAAAGAAAAGATAGTAACCGGAGAGGTAAAAGAAAACTATGTAATTAACCGATGTTTCAGGAAATGGATTCAAAAAGAAGGAGAAGAAGAAACACTCAGGTATTCTACCGTACAGGAAGAACAAGGAAAGTATGTTTGGTCTTCCTCAGGATTTGTTTTCTTTTTATCCTTGTTTCTACGGCGTAAAGAGCTGGAAGATGTAATGAACCATGTACCGTATTTTAAAGACAGTCGAAAGTTACTGTTTTACCTAACAAGAAAAACCTTTTCTTCTTATTGTTTCCGGGATCTAAGAAAATCCCTAAGGAGCGATTATTCCAATGACTCCCTGCTTATGCAGATGATTGAGGAATTATATAAATGTCCCGGAGAATTATACGAAGTATTGCTTAAAGAACAAAAGCAGGAATTTATTGAAGATATAAATGAATATTATAAAGATAATCCGGAGTTTGAAGGCTCTGCAAATGAGGCGCAGGTAATTCATCCCGTAATACGGAAACGGTACCAGGATAAGTTTCCCTATTTCGCGCTTAGGTTTATAGATGAGTATTTTAATTTTCCTACACTTCGTTTTCAGCTGGTGCTGGGGGAATATGTCACAGACCGTAGAACAAAAGAATTACAGGGGACTGCTTTGTTTACAGATAGGGTAATTTCTCAAAGAATTAGTTATGTCGGAAAACTGTCTGAAGCGGAAATGAACAAGAAGAGAGAAGGATATACAGAAACCGGATGGAAAGAATATCCCAATCCTTATTATAAGATTGAAAATAATCGGATACCTCTTTATATTGAGTTTTCAAAAAATGAAGAACTCATTTTTAAAGAAAAGAAATTTAAATATAACACTCTTGCTAAATGGGAAAATAGAGAGATAGATAAGAGGACAGGAGAATTTAATCAGGTAAACAAGCAAAGAAGAATAACTCAGTTGGAGGAATTTAAAATCGATAATCCTAAGAAAATGAAAACACCGAATGTTTTCCTGAGTATATACGAACTACCGGCTCTTTTACACGCATTGCTTATTGAGAAGAAAACAGAAGCAGAAATAGAAGACATTATTAAGGCAAAAATAAAAAAGCAACTGACGGAAATTGCCGAAGGAAGACGGAATTTGTCAGGATTACCTAAAGGGATAAAAAAAATGCGTAATTGTAATTCCGATTTTGAAAAAAAGAAATTAATTAGTGATATAGATAACGAAATAAAAAAAGGAGAAAAAATACTAGAAGAAGTACAGCAGTGGCTCAACCCGGTTATTAATAAAAAAGGAACAGGTAAACAGGAAAATAACAAACCTTTTTTCTCTAATACGTATAGGGGGAAATACGCCACCTGGCTGGCATACGATATCAAACGGTTTACAGGAAAAGATCATATACAAAACTGGAAAGGCTATCAGTTTAGCGAATTACAAACCCTATTATCTTTATATACGTTGCGTAAAGAAGAGCTGAAAAACTTTTTAGAAAAAGACCTTCAGCTTACATCCCATCCTTTTTTAAAAGAAGCGTTAAAGGCAGTTAATCTGGAAGATTTTATGGGTGCTTATTTGCGTGGCAGGCAGTTTTTTTTAGAAAAAGCAAAAAAACAAATAGGCATAAAAGGAGTAAAGAAAAGTATTTTTCAGTATTTTGAAGAACGTAAATACAAGATTTATTCTTCTAATTTGGACTATTGGGAAGAATTGTGGAAACATCCGGTAAATCTGGATAGAGGACTTTTTGATGAGCGGGGTACAGTTTACAATAAAAACAAAGAATTAAATGATCTTCAAAACCGGGCAGCTTGGTTTTCTTTTGCAGAAACAAACCCTAAACAGCAGTTTTATCATTTCCCAAGAATATATTCAGATGAGGATATAACAAAACCGGTCACCGATAGATATGGGAAAACAAAAGAAAAACTAATACTATTTAAATTATCTCCACAAAAAGGTTTTATGGAGCAGATTCCTTCGGATTTGAAAAAGAAGTATCAGGAAGATAAAGGAAAGGTAGAGCATCCGGAAGTGCAAAAGGAAAAAAAGTACGAAGAAAAAAAACATCCCGGCATTAATGCTTTTATAAAAAATGCATATAAAAACGAACAGAAAATACGCAGGATTTCCCGGAATGATATTTTTCTTTATGAAATGGTAAAATACATGTTAAATAAAATTTCTCCTGCTACAGAATTTTCTTCTTTGGATAAGGTATGGCTAACCCGGATAGAAAGAGAAAAACAAGCTACAGAAGCCCGTGAACAATCTTTTAAGGAAAAGGGAGATACTTCAGAAAATAAAATAAGACAAGATTACCTCTTGTCTTTTCCCATTACTCTCACTCTTTTTAACGATATAATTAAAGAAAAGGTTAAAATAAAAGATATAGGACGTTTCCGTAAGCTGGAAAAAGATGAAAGGGTACAGACGATGATTAGCTATTATACTTCCGGTTTGTGGAAGAATGACCAACCCAGCCTAACTATAAAAGAATTGGAAGCTGAGCTTGAAAGTTATCATAAAATCAGGCTTCAGGAAATATTCAAAGAAGTACATAAGCTGGAAAAAGAAATTTATGAATTTACACCCGAAGAGGATAAAAGTAAGTTATTAGCCCGAGAGAGTTTTCCTAAATTTAAATATTATATTTCTTTTTATTTTATACCTAAAGAAGATCAGGAGGTTTTTAACGAAATTCAATTCGATAAGTATAAAAATTTGGAACAGATACCAGGAAGAAAGCCGGAATACGATCCGTATTATTTGTTAATCTTTATTCGCAATAAATTTGCCCATAATCAGCTTCCGGCAGAGCCAATATATAAAACAGCTCTTACTTTTTTGCCTAATAATTTTAATACTTTAGCAGAATATTATCACAAATTATTTATTCTTCTGAATAATAAAAATTATAACAACTAA
- a CDS encoding MFS transporter, translated as MEKNSSYTTVQSSGKTVLGLNVDLIWGLVGVLFFIVGDGLEQAWISPFLIDKGMVVEETATLISIYGIAVAIGAWFSGVLAEAWGPRKTMLVGALLWIVGQLLFLLVALPTMSFAIMIPTYCVRGFGYPLFCYSYLVWITYKNKPETLATAVGWFFVAFTGGLYVVSNLFASFMMPIIGSIGLLWSALIWVLIGVVIICVAVKGSIHGNIGYKEQLKILLSGITIIKKNPRVGVGGLVRLINGTSQFAMPVFYPLFLSQYGISTEQWLQIWALVFFVNIFFNIFWGIVGDKIGWGKAVQIFGGFGCGTVLLLMAFAPPFFEGNFIAMMVVGALYGAFIAGFAPLTALVPSLEPEYKGATITMINLGAGLSSFVGPLIVALGIAQLKAQGILIFLAVLYYLSIILMNYVKKPEVERRRAAKLNQVNVKI; from the coding sequence ATGGAAAAAAATAGTTCATATACGACAGTTCAGAGTTCAGGTAAAACAGTGTTAGGGCTAAATGTAGATTTAATCTGGGGATTAGTAGGTGTTTTATTCTTTATTGTAGGGGACGGACTGGAGCAGGCTTGGATATCGCCGTTTCTTATAGATAAAGGTATGGTGGTAGAAGAAACAGCTACTTTAATTTCAATTTATGGAATAGCTGTGGCGATAGGTGCTTGGTTTTCAGGTGTTTTAGCGGAAGCCTGGGGGCCGCGGAAAACCATGCTGGTAGGTGCTTTACTTTGGATTGTCGGCCAGTTGTTATTTTTACTGGTTGCCCTGCCTACGATGAGTTTTGCCATTATGATACCTACCTATTGCGTTCGTGGGTTTGGATATCCGTTATTTTGTTACTCCTATCTGGTTTGGATAACCTATAAAAATAAACCCGAAACACTTGCCACAGCTGTAGGATGGTTCTTTGTAGCCTTTACCGGAGGCTTATATGTAGTATCCAATCTATTCGCTTCTTTTATGATGCCAATCATAGGAAGCATAGGGTTACTATGGAGCGCTTTGATATGGGTTTTGATAGGAGTGGTCATTATTTGTGTGGCAGTTAAAGGAAGTATTCACGGAAATATAGGATACAAAGAACAACTCAAAATATTACTTAGCGGAATTACCATAATTAAAAAGAATCCTAGAGTAGGAGTGGGGGGATTAGTTCGTCTAATTAATGGAACTTCACAGTTTGCAATGCCGGTATTTTATCCTCTTTTTTTGTCACAGTATGGAATAAGTACCGAACAATGGCTTCAGATATGGGCCTTAGTATTCTTTGTCAATATATTTTTCAATATTTTTTGGGGGATAGTAGGCGATAAAATCGGTTGGGGTAAAGCTGTTCAGATTTTTGGAGGTTTCGGATGTGGAACTGTATTACTTCTTATGGCTTTTGCTCCTCCGTTTTTTGAGGGTAATTTTATAGCAATGATGGTGGTAGGAGCATTATACGGGGCCTTCATCGCAGGATTTGCCCCGCTCACTGCATTAGTTCCTTCCTTAGAACCTGAATATAAAGGAGCTACGATAACCATGATCAATTTAGGTGCAGGATTATCCAGTTTTGTAGGTCCGTTAATTGTAGCGTTGGGTATTGCTCAGCTTAAAGCACAGGGAATTCTTATATTTCTAGCAGTTCTGTACTATCTGAGTATAATATTAATGAATTATGTTAAAAAACCTGAAGTTGAGCGAAGAAGAGCTGCTAAATTAAATCAAGTGAATGTAAAAATATAA
- a CDS encoding GolD/DthD family dehydrogenase: protein MLKYYGADADFSLEGQVAIITGGANGIGKATTSLFIKKGVKVVIGDFKQDVYKTAEEFGENCLGVQIDVTKDSDRKNLIKKALEKFGKIDILVNCAGMVALDAALDVQDKDWEDLIAVNIMGTFKMNQEVARYMVDNNVCGSIVNIASQAGTIALDRHVAYSVTKAGVISMTKILAYEWGKYGIRVNSVSPTVVLTEMGHKAWDGPAGDAFKKEIPSGRFAETDEIAAPIAFLCSGGAGMITGHDLLVDGGYTIK, encoded by the coding sequence ATGTTAAAATATTATGGGGCAGATGCCGATTTTTCACTGGAAGGACAAGTAGCAATTATTACCGGAGGAGCCAATGGAATTGGAAAAGCAACCACCAGTCTTTTTATTAAAAAAGGAGTGAAAGTGGTTATAGGAGATTTCAAACAAGATGTCTATAAAACGGCAGAAGAATTCGGAGAAAACTGTTTAGGAGTTCAAATAGACGTGACTAAAGACTCAGACAGAAAAAATCTTATAAAGAAAGCGTTAGAAAAGTTTGGGAAAATAGATATCCTGGTTAACTGTGCCGGAATGGTAGCTTTAGATGCAGCCTTAGATGTACAGGATAAAGACTGGGAGGATTTAATAGCGGTTAATATCATGGGAACCTTTAAAATGAATCAGGAAGTAGCCCGCTACATGGTAGATAATAATGTTTGCGGTTCCATAGTAAACATAGCTTCACAGGCTGGAACCATAGCTTTGGACAGACACGTAGCATATAGCGTGACTAAGGCAGGTGTAATCTCCATGACTAAAATACTAGCATATGAATGGGGGAAATACGGCATCAGAGTCAATTCCGTTTCACCAACGGTGGTTTTAACCGAAATGGGACATAAAGCATGGGACGGTCCGGCAGGAGATGCTTTTAAGAAAGAAATACCATCCGGACGTTTTGCAGAGACAGATGAAATAGCGGCACCTATAGCTTTTTTGTGTTCCGGTGGTGCAGGAATGATTACAGGACACGATTTATTGGTTGATGGAGGATATACCATCAAATAA